The following DNA comes from Haloarchaeobius salinus.
GGGCAGTAGTACGCACATGGGTCGGCGGCGAACGATGCGGCGACTGATGGCCCGAAGAACGGCGACCAGTCGTAGAACACGTGGAGTTCCTCGACGCCGCTGCAGCCGGCACCGAGACAGGCGGTCAACGGGATCGGCAGCGCTGCGACGCCGAAGCACACCGCGCCGAGCAGTGCGGACCGCCACTGCTCCGACAGTACCGCCTGCACGCGGGCACCGACGACGAGTCTGAGGACACCGACGAGGAACAGGAACAGGAGAGCGAAACCGGCCGCGCCGACGTGGCTGAACGCCGGATGAACCGCGACGGACGCGGACCCGACGACGAGGACGGTGAGCGCACCCCAGAGCACCAGCACACGGAACGACAGGTAGCGACGGGCTCGCTCTCGAATCCGCGAGACGGTGTCTGTGGAGGACATAATTCAAGAAACCACATCCAACTGGTATAAAATGTCCCCCGCACAGAGCGACTGACTGACGACGTGGTGGACCGGAACCGGTTGCCCTACCAGGTCAGGCCCTCGTACGTGATCCCGTCACGACGCTCGATCACGTGTCGGCCGTCGACCACCACGGAAGTGGCCATCGCGTCGAACTCCGAATCCAGCGCGGCGAACTCGTCCCAGTCGGTGACGACGGCGCAGGCGTCCGCGCCCTCCAGCGCGGCGGCCGCGGAGTCGGCGAACTCGACGTCGACCTCGGGGTGTTTCTCGCGGAACTTCTCGGTGGCGACGGGGTCGTAGGCGACGACCGTCGCGCCGCGTTCGCGCAGGCCCTCGACGACCGGGACGGCGCGGGAGCCGCGTACGTCGTCGGTGCCGGGCTTGAACGAGAGGCCGAGGACGGCGACGCGCGCGCCGTCGAGGTCGACGTGGTCGGCGAGCAGGTCGAGCAGGCGCTGGGGCTGGAGGTCGTTCACCTCGACGGCGGCGTTCAGCATCGGCGGTTCGTAGCCGGCGTGCTCGGCGGCGGCGATGATGGCGGCGACGTCCTTCGGGAAGCAGGAGCCACCCCAGCCGAGGCCGGAGCGGAGGAACCGCTCGCCGATGCGGTCGTCGAGCCCGATGGCGTCGGCGACCTCGTAGGCGTCGACGTCGAACTCCTTGCAGACGTTGCCGATGTCGTTGATGAGGCTGACCTTGCTCGCGAGGAACGCGTTGTTGGCGTACTTGATCATCTCGCCCTCCCGCAGGCCGGTCTCGACGACGGCCGGGTCGGCGTCCTCGATGACTCCGGCGTAGAGCTCGTGGAGTCGGTCCAGCGCCCACCGGTCACCGTCGTCGACGCCGAAGACGATCTTCTGGGGGTTCCGGAAGTTCTCGACCGCCGAGCCCATCTGGAGGAACTCGGGGTTGACCGCGACGTGGACCGACTCGCCGACGGGCTCGCCGAGCTCTGCTTCGAGCGTCGGGGCCACGAGCTCGTCGGTCGTCCCGGGGACGACGGTGCTCTTGACGACGACGAGGTGGTCGCCCGCTTTCGCGGCGAGCTGTTCGCCGAGCGAGCGTGTGGCCGCCTCGACGATGCCCGTGTCGATGCTGCCGTCCTCGCGGGAGGGCGTCCCGACCGCGACGAACGTCACGTCCGTCTCGCGGACGGCCTCGTAGTCTGTCGTCGCGCGGAGCCGTCCGCCGGCGTGCTCGTCGAGCAGCTCGTCGAGCCCGGGCTCGTGGATGGGCGACCGGCCGTCGTTGATCGCGGCGACGAGCTCCTCGTCGATGTCGACGTTGACCACGTCGTGCCCGTCGTCGGCCAGACAGGCCGCGACCGTGGTGCCGACGTAGCCGCTCCCGATGATGCTGACGTCCATTACCGCCCAGTTCATCGGGGCGGCTAATGACGATGGTGGTCTCGGACGAAGCCGGAGCCACGACCGATAGCGACGTCGTTCCGGACCTGCCGACAGCGTCTCCCACGGGACGTGGGACCATATTTCATGCTTTGTGGGAATAAAACCACTCAATTTAATTACTCACAGTAGTTAGCATCGCCAACCGTGACTGACCGAAGTTTCGACCCACGAACCTACGCGGATCTCGATCCCGCACGGCGACCGAGCCTCGGGCAGGCGCTGGTCCCCGTACTCGGCGTCGTGGTCTTCCTGGGCGTCGGCTCGGGCTACCTCGGGCTCGCCCCCCACGCCCCGCTGCTATGGAGCATCGTCCTGACCGCCGCCGTCGGCAAGCACTGGCTCGGATTCGACTGGGACGACCTCTACGAGGGCATCGCGGACAGCCTCCTGATGGGACTGCAGTCCATCCTCATCCTGTTCGTCATCTACGCGCTCATCGCCACCTGGATCAGCGCGGGGACGATCCCGGGGCTGATGTACTACGGGCTCTCGGTGCTCACCCCCGCGGTGTTCCTCCCGGTGACGGCCGTGCTGGCGGCGCTGGTCGCCTTCGCCATCGGCTCGTCGTGGACCACCGCGGGCACCCTCGGCGTCGCCTTCATCGGCATCGGCTCCGGGCTGGGCATCCCCGCACCGATGACCGCCGGGGCCATCCTCTCCGGTGCGTACGCCGGGGACAAGCAGTCGCCGCTCTCGGACACGACGAACCTCGCGGCTGCGGTGACCGACACCGACCTGTACGACCACATCCACGCGATGCGCAACGGCACGGCCGTCGCCTTCGGACTGGCCGTACTCGGCTACGTCGTCCTCGGACTCCGCGCCGGCGGAGCGATCCCCGCGGGCCGTGTCGCCGAGATACAGGGCGCGCTGGCCGGCACCTACGACCTCTCGGTGCTCGTCGTGCTGCCGCTCGTCGTCACGTTCGGACTCGCGCTCCGGGGCTACCCGGCGCTCCCGACCCTCGTCGCCGGTGTCTTCGCTGGCGTCGCGACGACCGTGCTCGTCCAGGGCGTCGCCTTCACCGCCGCGTGGGACGTGTTCCTGAACGGCACCAGCCCGGAGACCGGTGTCGAGGTCGTGACTGATCTGCTCGAAAGCGGCGGGCTCGCCGGCTCCGCGTGGACCATCTCGGTCGTCGTCGCCGCCCTCGCGCTCGGGGGCCTGCTCGAACGCGTCGGCGTGCTGGCAGTGCTCGCCCACCGGCTTGCGGCCGCCGTCCGCGGTCCGCGCGGCCTCGTCGCCGGCACCGGCGTCTCCGCCATCGTCGTCAACGCGTTCTCCGCCCAGCAGTACATGAGCATCGTCGTCCCCGGCATGACCCTGCGGAACCTCTACGACGAGTACGGGCTCGACAGCGACGACCTCTCGCAGGCCGTCGAGGCGGCCGGCACGCCGACGGGCGCGCTCATCCCGTGGCACGCCGGCAGCGTCTACATGGCCGGCGTGTTCGGCGTGCTCCCGTGGGCCGGCGAGTTCGGGCTGGCGGGCTTCGCGCCGTACTACTTCTTCGCGTACCTCTCACCGCTGGTGCTGTTCGCGAGTGCGCTGCTGGGACTCGGGTTCGACGCCGGCGGCGAAATGGAGGGAATCCCCCGCCCGAGCACCACTGCAGCCGACGACTGACCTGCCGCCGGCGACCAAATCCCTTTAACGCGTCGGCCTGCTACCATCCCCCGTGGTACATCTCACACGGGGCCTGCTCGAGACGTTGCTCGACTTCGCCCGGGAGGCCGACCCGGAGGACGTGACGGTGTCGCTCGCCGTCACGGCCGCCGGCGACCTCGACGGTGCCGAGGACCTCTCGTCGGAGACCCCGGTGTTCACCGACTTCTACATGCCCGACACCGGCAGCTCGGTCTCGGCGGTGTTCGGCGTCGACCTCTCGACGCCGCCCGGGCAGACCCACGGCCGGTTCGTCTCGCACGCGACGGGCGAGCTCGCGGTCTCCCGCGAGGACGAGCTCCACGCCGTCGTCTTCGTCGCCGCGCCGCCCTGGGGCGTAGAGAACGTCCGGGCGTTCGACCGCTCCGGCCGGCGTCAGGAGATGCACGTCGTCGACGCGGTCCCGCCCGAGGGCTCCATCGAGTAGCCGAGGACCGCGTTCTGCGCCGCCCCGTCGGTCACTCCAGATAGCCCAGGTCGCGAAGCTGTTCCGTTATCTCCTCGAACTCCGCCTCGGTGAGCTCGCCCTGTCGCTGGTGCTGGATGACGATGCTCCGCAGCAGGAACCGCACGAGGTCCGACGTCGAGGAGAAGCTCGTTCCTTCGATGGTCTCCTCGACGCGGTCCGCGAGGTCCTTCGGGATGGAGACGGTGGTGTAGTCGGTCACGTCCGGTGAGTGCCGGTCAGCGATATTGGGCCTTGCGGAGCCGCGGCTCCGTGTCCGAAGGATTTTGGCTCACGAGCCGTAAAGACCGAGTAACGATGGGAATGCGCCCGCCGTCGAACGACACGGACGAGCCGACCTCGGTCGAGTTCGGTATCGCGGCGGTCGACGCCAGACTCGACGAGTACGACATCTCCTACCCGGTGACGAAACCGGAGCTCGAACGACGCATCGGCCACCTCGACGTCGCCTACGACATGAAGGGCAACACGATGTCGATGCGCGACGCGCTCGACCGGGTCGACCGGACCGAGTTCGCGGACGAACAGGCGCTCCTGAACGCGCTCCACCCGGTGTTCGAGCGACGCCGCGAGAAGGGAACCATCTTCGACCGCATCCGGTCCAGCCTGCCGTTCTAGACGCCACCGCTCCGTCCGGCGGCGCCGTTCAGTCCTCGCCCGACTCCGACGAGAGGTCGGTCCCCGTCTCCTCGGCGATGCGCTCGATGCGCTCGCGCTGCTCCCGGTGGAGAACGACCATCGTGTCCGCGAGCACGCCGAACATCGCGAGCTGGACGCCGACGAGCAACAGCACGCCCGCCAGCATCGCGAGCACGTCGTGGGGGATGCCCTTGGCGAACCACTCGTAGCCGACGTAGGCGGCGATGCCGACGCCCATCGCGCCGAGGATACCGCCGACGGTGCCGAAGTAGAACAGCGGGTTGTGCGTCTTCGAGCGCAGGTACAGCGTCAGCAGGATGCCGCCGCCGTCGCGGAACGGCCGGAGGTTCGTCTCCGAGCCGTCCGGCCGCGCGAGGTAGGTGATGTCGACGACCTCCGTCGTGATGTCGTGCCGCGCGCACTCGACGGCGAGTTCGGTCTCGATGCCGAAGCCCTCCGCGCTGAGCGACATCAGCTCGAACGACTCACGCGTGAACGCCCGGTAGCCGGAGAGGATGTCGCCGAAGTCCTGCCGGTGGACGAGCCGGAAGCCGCCGTTGATGACGCGGTTGCCGAACTGGTTGAGCCGCGTCATCGCGCCGGACTCCATGTCCGCGAAGCGGTCGCCGACGACGTGCTCCGCGCGACCGGCCCGGAGCGGTTCGAGCATCGCGTGGGCGTCTTCCGGCTTGTACGTGCCGTCACCGTCGAGCATCAGCACGTACTCTGCGTCGATGCGCTCGACGCCCTCGCGGACCGCCTCGCCCTTGCCGGAGCCACGCCCGCTCCCGGTCTGGAGGACGACGCGTGCGCCGTGCTCTGCGGCGATCTCGCGGGTGCCGTCGGTCGAGTGGCCGTCGACGACGAGGACGTTCTCGAACCCCTCGTCGCGCAGGCCCGAGACGACCTCGCCGATGGTCTCCGCCTCGTTGTACGT
Coding sequences within:
- a CDS encoding ribbon-helix-helix domain-containing protein, which codes for MTDYTTVSIPKDLADRVEETIEGTSFSSTSDLVRFLLRSIVIQHQRQGELTEAEFEEITEQLRDLGYLE
- the aglJ gene encoding S-layer glycoprotein N-glycosyltransferase AglJ, coding for MAETDDDDDVCVLVPTYNEAETIGEVVSGLRDEGFENVLVVDGHSTDGTREIAAEHGARVVLQTGSGRGSGKGEAVREGVERIDAEYVLMLDGDGTYKPEDAHAMLEPLRAGRAEHVVGDRFADMESGAMTRLNQFGNRVINGGFRLVHRQDFGDILSGYRAFTRESFELMSLSAEGFGIETELAVECARHDITTEVVDITYLARPDGSETNLRPFRDGGGILLTLYLRSKTHNPLFYFGTVGGILGAMGVGIAAYVGYEWFAKGIPHDVLAMLAGVLLLVGVQLAMFGVLADTMVVLHREQRERIERIAEETGTDLSSESGED
- the aglM gene encoding UDP-glucose 6-dehydrogenase AglM, coding for MDVSIIGSGYVGTTVAACLADDGHDVVNVDIDEELVAAINDGRSPIHEPGLDELLDEHAGGRLRATTDYEAVRETDVTFVAVGTPSREDGSIDTGIVEAATRSLGEQLAAKAGDHLVVVKSTVVPGTTDELVAPTLEAELGEPVGESVHVAVNPEFLQMGSAVENFRNPQKIVFGVDDGDRWALDRLHELYAGVIEDADPAVVETGLREGEMIKYANNAFLASKVSLINDIGNVCKEFDVDAYEVADAIGLDDRIGERFLRSGLGWGGSCFPKDVAAIIAAAEHAGYEPPMLNAAVEVNDLQPQRLLDLLADHVDLDGARVAVLGLSFKPGTDDVRGSRAVPVVEGLRERGATVVAYDPVATEKFREKHPEVDVEFADSAAAALEGADACAVVTDWDEFAALDSEFDAMATSVVVDGRHVIERRDGITYEGLTW
- a CDS encoding Na+/H+ antiporter NhaC family protein; translated protein: MTDRSFDPRTYADLDPARRPSLGQALVPVLGVVVFLGVGSGYLGLAPHAPLLWSIVLTAAVGKHWLGFDWDDLYEGIADSLLMGLQSILILFVIYALIATWISAGTIPGLMYYGLSVLTPAVFLPVTAVLAALVAFAIGSSWTTAGTLGVAFIGIGSGLGIPAPMTAGAILSGAYAGDKQSPLSDTTNLAAAVTDTDLYDHIHAMRNGTAVAFGLAVLGYVVLGLRAGGAIPAGRVAEIQGALAGTYDLSVLVVLPLVVTFGLALRGYPALPTLVAGVFAGVATTVLVQGVAFTAAWDVFLNGTSPETGVEVVTDLLESGGLAGSAWTISVVVAALALGGLLERVGVLAVLAHRLAAAVRGPRGLVAGTGVSAIVVNAFSAQQYMSIVVPGMTLRNLYDEYGLDSDDLSQAVEAAGTPTGALIPWHAGSVYMAGVFGVLPWAGEFGLAGFAPYYFFAYLSPLVLFASALLGLGFDAGGEMEGIPRPSTTAADD